Below is a window of Podospora pseudocomata strain CBS 415.72m chromosome 1 map unlocalized CBS415.72m_1.2, whole genome shotgun sequence DNA.
ATCACCGAAAAGACCAAGGCCAGGAGGGGACGAGGCTCGTAAAGCGGAGACCTATTATAGTCATCATGCCGTGACAGGTGGGCTTTGGCTGTTCAGAACGCAGAGGTAAAGGCTGTGAGGTAGTCCGGGCACCTACCACGATTCGATCATATCATGATCACGCCCATGTCCCTCTCGCCTCACAGACTCCTACTAGTGGACCTACACATTCCACAGAGACCTCTATAATTCCATCTAGACCTAATCTCAACATGACAAGACTgaaaaccacccccaactaCCGCAACCCCATGGTCACACTCTCAGGTAAATCACATCCCCCCTCGCACTCGGAAAATACAACCATCACTCAGCCCTGTGCATCCAACACCCCGCATCACAATCtatcccaccaccgcaaccccaACGTCAAGGACCCACGACATGTAGTAGGGCTGGCTAACCTTTACAACGTTACCCACCTATCCTAATCCGCCCAACGCCAAACTTGAAACCAAAACATCTTTCTCACCtccctaccttacctatctTCAGCCCTATATGCTGACAACCCATCGCACAACAGTGCCGTGAGTTCACATCTTCATAACCCCGCCGTGACCTCACCTCTGCAGAATccaacggtggtggtggtggtgacggggtgcaaggtaggtagctcAAATGTCAGAAATAAACTCCCATAAATCTTTCACCGGCTTTTATTTCCCCGAAATCTTTGACCCATTGTTAGCTCCCGCCCGTTACGCCCGATGTGTAtacgtgtgtgtgtgtcttctttttctcaccTTATCTCTGATTGACAAGACTCAGCCCTGAACGGCACATCATGCACCACCGCACCCACTTGTATGcataaggtaggtagacaGTAaaagcagagagagagagagagagagagagacctGACACAGCCCCCAATAAAAGACAACGCAACGCAACGCAACGCAACGCAACGCCATTTGTTGGTACCGTGAAGAGAAATAGACATGGAAAATAGACAAGTGCAACCACAAGTGGATTGCCCTTTTTGATACCCTATCCGATCTAACTGCCATCTCACCGATCCAGACAGTTGACAGCCTTTGTCAAAAGCAGGTTTAGAGTAAAAGTACAAACGTGAGGTgctacacacacacacataccagcgggatgatgatgggatacGGAAAGACGGAAGACATGGGATGACAGCTGCCACAGTCCCAGTGATTACGTGCGCTCGGGAATCTCGCATCTAGTATTCCCGACAAAGAGGTAGGTAGGGCGGCAAAGGTTCTGTCAGATTTCCGCACACTCGGTATGCCCACTGGCTGCGGTCATGCTTATTCGCATCTCTTTTTGGGTGGGTGCGTTGTGATTAACCAACCACCTTCACAGCCCCTACCTACCGTAAGGCTCGGTCACCACGATGGATAGCACACCTCACTGTGACTAACGTTGTTATAAAAGGTTTTGTAAAAGGTAGATTTGTTGTAAATGGTGGTGATAAAGATATATCGAATGTCAAGTATATACACAAGATTGATTTTGtcgaaaaaaagaaatgatAAATAAAACCCCATGCAATACTCCATGATAATGCTGGTTTGACGAGAGAAAAataaccccttcccctcccaggtgcaaaaaaatcaaaaaaaatCGAGAGAATGTAATGGTATCTCACCCCCAATCCTGGATAAAACCCCAtgccttgcctttgcctACCCATCCAATATTCCAAAATATGAATGAAACGCCGTCCAAAGAGTTGCCTCCTGCCCCATCCCACCAAGTAAAACTCCCTGTAAATGATAATATCCAAACAAACCACACAAAAGAAATCAAAGAGAGACATGCTCAGTATGCCAAACCAAAAAGTCCCTCGCATCATGGCTCATGTTGTACCCcatcggcaccggcacctcGTTCCCATGCACATCGTGCGTCAGCACCAACTCCATCATCGGGCTCTGCGGCAGGCTCTGCATGCTGTCCGTGCTGTTCGGCCTCTTTGCCGAATCAATCGCCAGCCCATTCACATTCTTGTCTTTATCCGAAAACGACTGGCCCATGCTAAACGTCCCACTGCTCACACTCCTCCGGTGCTTCTTGTGAAACTCTGGCGGGGCCAAGACTCTACTGGCGATAGAGCTATTCCTCGCAGCGCTGGACCCAGTCTTGGAGGGTGAGTCGCCCATGGGGGGGTCGATCCTCACTATCCCGGGACTGCGCTGTCcgctgatgatgacggttcgggggctgctgttgggagTTGACGAGGTGTTTGATGACGGGGAAAGACCGGGTGTTCGAGGCTCGACGGAATGAGCATCAAGTGCGCGGCCCTCGCTGGGTCGGCGGTTGCTGCTCTCTTTTGATGCGCTTGGTCGTCGCTCCGTAGACGTGACGAGTCCACCCGCGGaaacaaacccaaacccGGTGAACCAGTTGTAGATCTCATccagctcgtccagctcCATGTCCGAGGGCTTGGAGTAGTCGGTTGGCTCGCTGAAGAAGTCGCCCGCGCCCCCCAAGATTGCCATCTGAAAGGCTGTCCAGTCCAGAGTGTCGTCCACAGCGGCTGCCAGCTTGCCGATCGGGAGGTCGGCCTTGGCCAGCCGGACCGGACCGTGCCTAAAGGTTGGGTGGGTCATGGTGTAAGGGGTGCTGTCGAGATAAACGTAGTCGTCAGTGTTGGCCCTGGTCGTCACTCCgggcggcagcggcgtcgaggttggtgacaGGATGATGTTTGCGTCATCAGGTCCTGTTGCAATAATCTCGGGGATCGTCGGGAGCGGCGGCAAAGTCTTGCTCGGAAGTCGGCGATGCATCGAGGGTTTCTCCTGCGTTGGCACAGGCGTCGTTGGCGTCACCGGCTCGTCGCCAATAATCATGATCGGCAggtctccctcctcctcgtcatcttccaGTCCTGCAGTGGGCGAATCGTGCCTTtgctcgccatcctcctccacaggtTTCTGTTCCGGTTCCTTGTGTTCCGGTTCGATTTCCCTGGCCTGCTCCAGTGTCTGGGCCGCTCTGGATGTTTGACAGTCTTCCCGCTTGATTTCTGACCCCTTGTTGGCAGCAGATGCACGTGGTGCGACCGAATCCTcggccgctgctgctgactcGTCGAGGCTCAGGGGTTCGATGGGAGCCGGGGTAGTGGCTGTGCTCTTCTTGTCGACGTGTGTAACACCCAATTCAGGAGATCTCGTCCACTGCGCGGCGCGGCTCATTCTGATTTCTCGCAACGTGCTCTCGGGAAGCATCTCGTCGGCCTCGAGGCGGTGGAAAATGCGAATTGTGAACAGGTCTTTGGCGCTTTCTGTCAGTTGCCACATGGAAGACTGCCGTCTCGCTGGCTGTACCGGCCTTCTTCGGGCCTTCTTGGATTTTGCTCGCTTTGGCCGCGAGGTAGATGGCAGCCGAGCTGGTGTCTGCGATGGGGGAGTTTTGGCTGTTGCCTTGATGGGCGACTTGACCGATCTGACCGACTTTGTCGACCTCAGTGAATTCGATCCTTGACTCCGCCTCTGTGATTTCCTGCGAGCCATTGCTGGCGACATGGGAGTTGATTGCCTCGGTTTGGCGAATTTTGCCAATTGAGCGTCTGTAAGCTTTGCATCGCTGAACGATTGCTGCGGCTTGAATGCCTGCTCTGTCTCATGGAGGAGCTGCATGACGTCCTTGGAAAACAGCTTCGGTGTGTTCATTTGTGATGACGGTGTTCCTAATGGCCCGGCTTCGAGGACTGACCTGGGGGCCGTCTCGTTGCTGGCCTTCGCCGCAACATCGGCCGGTATTGAAGGCGATTCGGGAAACATTTCGGcttgttgaggtggtgatgagggcggTGTCAACTGAGGATAGTCCCGAAACGAGTGCGAACATGTTGGGCTTCTTCCGCGTCGTCGCGGCGAATCGTCCAATTGCTGAGGTGAAAGCAGCGGGCTTCTCTGGGGGCTTCTTTGAGGACTTCTTTGAGGGCTGCCATGAGGACTCGCCAGGGGACTCCGCGTCggccggcgaggaggcgAGCAACGTGAGCCCACATGTTCCGTGCCATTGTCGTAATTGCACAAAGAACTTGTTGACGACTGTGGCGTGTCTGGTAATGGTGGAATTCC
It encodes the following:
- a CDS encoding uncharacterized protein (EggNog:ENOG503P335); translation: MLPRSPFKIRKLITQKKAEDGEDIEGSYFNHDDEEMDTLSRIKTWMPPKGLMKRSKPSIDIRRSEDLHNIIGIPPLPDTPQSSTSSLCNYDNGTEHVGSRCSPPRRPTRSPLASPHGSPQRSPQRSPQRSPLLSPQQLDDSPRRRGRSPTCSHSFRDYPQLTPPSSPPQQAEMFPESPSIPADVAAKASNETAPRSVLEAGPLGTPSSQMNTPKLFSKDVMQLLHETEQAFKPQQSFSDAKLTDAQLAKFAKPRQSTPMSPAMARRKSQRRSQGSNSLRSTKSVRSVKSPIKATAKTPPSQTPARLPSTSRPKRAKSKKARRRPVQPARRQSSMWQLTESAKDLFTIRIFHRLEADEMLPESTLREIRMSRAAQWTRSPELGVTHVDKKSTATTPAPIEPLSLDESAAAAEDSVAPRASAANKGSEIKREDCQTSRAAQTLEQAREIEPEHKEPEQKPVEEDGEQRHDSPTAGLEDDEEEGDLPIMIIGDEPVTPTTPVPTQEKPSMHRRLPSKTLPPLPTIPEIIATGPDDANIILSPTSTPLPPGVTTRANTDDYVYLDSTPYTMTHPTFRHGPVRLAKADLPIGKLAAAVDDTLDWTAFQMAILGGAGDFFSEPTDYSKPSDMELDELDEIYNWFTGFGFVSAGGLVTSTERRPSASKESSNRRPSEGRALDAHSVEPRTPGLSPSSNTSSTPNSSPRTVIISGQRSPGIVRIDPPMGDSPSKTGSSAARNSSIASRVLAPPEFHKKHRRSVSSGTFSMGQSFSDKDKNVNGLAIDSAKRPNSTDSMQSLPQSPMMELVLTHDVHGNEVPVPMGYNMSHDARDFLVWHTEHVSL